The region GCGGCCTATCCGGCGGCGATGCACACGTTGATGATCTCGGACGTGCCGGGGGATGATATGGCGATGATCGGGTCGGGCCCCACGGTGGGCGATGCCTCCACCTCGCGCGATGCGCAGGCGATCTTGACGCAGTGGGGCGTGGCGGTTCCGGCCTCGGTCACGCGGGCGCTGGCTGCGGGGTCGCAGGTCGTGCCGCCGGATGATGCGCGGCTGTCGCGTGTGATGAACCGGATTTATGCGGCCCCCAAGCAATCGCTGGATGCGGCACAGGCTTTGGCCGAGGCAGAGGGGTTTCGCGTGATCCGTCTGGACAATGACCTAGAGGGCGAGGCCCGCGAGGTCGCCCGCGCCCATGCCGCCTTGGCCCTGCAAGAGCAGGCGCGTCTCCACCCCGGCGATGCGCCGATTGTAATCCTGTCGGGCGGCGAGCTGACGGTCACGCGGCGCGGGGATGGCGTTGGTGGACCGAATGCGGAATATGCCTTGGCGCTGATGCTGGCGCTGAACGGGGCGGCAGGTATCTGGGGGTTGGCCTGCGATACCGACGGCGTCGACGGCGCGGCCGAGGTGGCGGGGGCGATCATCGGGCCCGATAGCATGGCGCGGGCGGGGGCCGCGCGCGCCGACGCAGAATCGGCGTTAGCGGTAAATGACGCCCACGGTTTCTTTGGTCGGATCGGCTGTCAGGTGGTGACGGGACCGACGCTGACGAACGTCAACGACTTCCGTGCTATGATTGTGCATCCCGTATGATCAACAACCCTGAGTTGGGGTGTCTTTAGATTCTGTTGAGGTTTCTGTCTTAATCCTGTGCGCAAGTAATAATTAACGTTGGCAGGGAAACCGGTGCTACTTATAAGTGAGGGATGCCGGTAACATGATCAGCGGGTGGCTTTCATCGATTAGGCGCTTTTCAGTTTTGCGAAATGTGAGAGTATAGTTTTGTTCAAGCGCTTAGATTTGATTTTGGTCGTTGTCTGCCTTCTCGTGACCTTCGGGATCTACGCTGAAGGCGCGCGAATGAACCGCGCCGCGGCAAAGGCCGAATTCGCCCGCATCACCGAGGACGGGCTTCAGGCGCTGGATCGTCGGATGAACATCTATCTGCAAAGTCTGAACGGCGCCGCCGGGATGATGCAATCGTCGGAGAATATCGAATACGACGATTTCGAGACCTTTGTCGAAAGTCTGGATTTCGAAAACTACCTGCCCGGCATCAACGGCATCGGGTTTATCGAGCCCGTGGCCAAGGTGGACGAGGATGCTTTCGTCGGCGATATGCGTGCCAATGGGACGCCGGGGTTCGAGATCAGGCCAGAAACGAACCATGACCAGAAATATGTGATCAAATATATCGCGCCCGTGCTGCCCAACAAGGAAGCCGTCGGGCTGGACATCAGCTTTGAAAAAGGGCGGCGCGAGGCGGCGGATCGGGCGCGAGAAACCAACACCCCGCAGCTGACACCGCGCATCCTGCTGGTGCAGGACGCGATGAAGGAACCGGGGTTCTTGCTGCTGCGGCCGCTGTTCTATGCCTCCGGCCCGCGCGAGGGGACGTTTCGCGGCTGGGTCTATGCGCCGTTCATCGGCCGCAACCTGTTGCAGGATCTGACGCCGAACCAGAACAATGTGTATGATTTCCACGTTTATGACGGCGATACGACCGACCCCGAGGCTCTGATCTATGCCAGTCAGGATCGCGAACATGCGGCGGGTAAATATAGTATGGTCTATACCACCGAATTCTTCGGGCGGACCTGGACCGTCCAATATGAAAGCACCCCCTTGTTCGAGGCGTTGTTCCCCGGTGGCACGCCGCTGCTCGCGTTGATCGCAGGGATTGCCCTGACCGCGATGCTGGTCGTGGTGCTGCGCGCCATTCGCCAACGCGGGGATTCTTTGGCCGAGGTGGCCGCGCTGCGCGAACAGCAGATCAGCGCCCGCGAAGAGGAAAACCGGTCGATCATCGAGAACAGCGTTGTGGGGATCTTCATTCTGGATGAACGCCGCGAGATCCTGTTTGCCAACCACGCCGCGCTCGAGATTTTCGACAAGCATGAAGACGGGATGGGCGGGTTGCCCCTGACCAAATTCGTGACAGAGGCGGGGTGGCTGCCCGCAGAGGCAGGCTATAACGCCACGGGCACCAAACACGACGGATCCACGCTGCACCTCGATCTACATTATAACGAATGGGAGACGCTGAATGGCGTCAAACGCATCACCGCCATTGTGCGGGATGTGTCGGTCGAGGTCGGGGCCGTCGGGGAACTGGCCGGGATCAAGGAACGCTATGACCATGCCCTCGCGGGGTCAGAGATTGGCGTGTTCGAGATCGACCTGATGTCGGGCACATCGGTGGTCTCGCCGACGTGGCGCAAGATCATGGATGTCGGTCCGGCGGTCGAGGATACGCAGGAAGAGTTCCTGAGCCGTATCCACCCCGACGATCTGCCCCGTCTGATCGAGGCGGATCAGGATTGTATCACCGGCAAGGCAGAACGGTCGCGGACCGAATACCGGATGCAGTTCGGCGAAAGCTGGCGCTGGATGCGGTCGGATGCCGTGGTCGTGGACCGCGCCGACGATGGGTCGGCGATACGGATGGTCGGGACGCAAAGCGACATTACCGCGCTGCGTCACGCCCGCAACGCGCTTGAGGCAAGCGAGAAGCGATTCCGCACCGTGCTGAATGCGGCCCCCGTAGGCATGGCGACCCTGAACAGCAACGGGCAGTTCACCAGCGTGAACAAC is a window of Sulfitobacter pontiacus DNA encoding:
- a CDS encoding glycerate kinase; the protein is MHTAPETTLRRLFDRAVAVADPMQSLAAHLPPKPTGRVVVIGAGKASARMAEAVEAAWGPCDGLVITRYGYARPCQGIEIVEAAHPVPDAAGQVATARMLELVQGLGEGDFVLALISGGASALLTAPSAEITLAEKQAVNAGLLASGAPITQMNVVRKHLSQVKGGQLAAAAYPAAMHTLMISDVPGDDMAMIGSGPTVGDASTSRDAQAILTQWGVAVPASVTRALAAGSQVVPPDDARLSRVMNRIYAAPKQSLDAAQALAEAEGFRVIRLDNDLEGEAREVARAHAALALQEQARLHPGDAPIVILSGGELTVTRRGDGVGGPNAEYALALMLALNGAAGIWGLACDTDGVDGAAEVAGAIIGPDSMARAGAARADAESALAVNDAHGFFGRIGCQVVTGPTLTNVNDFRAMIVHPV
- a CDS encoding CHASE domain-containing protein; the protein is MNRAAAKAEFARITEDGLQALDRRMNIYLQSLNGAAGMMQSSENIEYDDFETFVESLDFENYLPGINGIGFIEPVAKVDEDAFVGDMRANGTPGFEIRPETNHDQKYVIKYIAPVLPNKEAVGLDISFEKGRREAADRARETNTPQLTPRILLVQDAMKEPGFLLLRPLFYASGPREGTFRGWVYAPFIGRNLLQDLTPNQNNVYDFHVYDGDTTDPEALIYASQDREHAAGKYSMVYTTEFFGRTWTVQYESTPLFEALFPGGTPLLALIAGIALTAMLVVVLRAIRQRGDSLAEVAALREQQISAREEENRSIIENSVVGIFILDERREILFANHAALEIFDKHEDGMGGLPLTKFVTEAGWLPAEAGYNATGTKHDGSTLHLDLHYNEWETLNGVKRITAIVRDVSVEVGAVGELAGIKERYDHALAGSEIGVFEIDLMSGTSVVSPTWRKIMDVGPAVEDTQEEFLSRIHPDDLPRLIEADQDCITGKAERSRTEYRMQFGESWRWMRSDAVVVDRADDGSAIRMVGTQSDITALRHARNALEASEKRFRTVLNAAPVGMATLNSNGQFTSVNNAMCELTGYSQKAMTDRFNLAQIIPEEDVKLMRDIVTKFTESGSNEVYRGEHPIMHKDGGQRWGLFNITWTFDKNEGAYVFIAQVNDITDQKKIDEIKNEFVSTVSHELRTPLTSIKGALGLIEMSARDTMPASALRLIEIARNNADRLTTIVNDILDLEKISSGKIDFDLSPMSLNEVISSAVQEMMPFAVTHNTKLVMDLPDTDINVTADWSRMMQVLANLMSNACKYSTEGTDVTIKAETIGDMAIVYVQNFGPGVPENFKNRIFQAFSQADGSDTRAKGGTGLGLNITRQIVWRQGGNIGFESKPSGTTIFWFTCPLATDAEGYDVLPDARTFEVIDGTKDNLRVLHLEDDEEFAEVLREGLRPFADVQNVTRLNEVHDALSAGPLDVIILDWTVPDGDAAAVLDDIAELQPNARVVGLTSDAARARDSRVGTHLVKSQTDLNHIIESIVGPTQRAS